A stretch of the Petroclostridium xylanilyticum genome encodes the following:
- a CDS encoding RNA polymerase sigma factor codes for MKEYKIRVKSEIVTVSKEIYTAYYKMRRRERYIEEISIKNNLSYDQLVELDYPIEQKMCDPQLLVEDVIIEKIMLEKLMLALEELTEHERLIINELFFNGKSERELADIMMLPRTTLQSRKNSVISKLKKIMKK; via the coding sequence ATGAAAGAATACAAAATAAGAGTAAAAAGTGAAATTGTTACTGTAAGCAAGGAAATATATACTGCCTATTACAAAATGAGAAGACGTGAAAGGTACATAGAGGAAATCAGCATAAAGAACAATCTTTCTTATGACCAATTAGTCGAGCTGGACTATCCTATCGAGCAGAAAATGTGTGATCCGCAACTTCTTGTAGAAGACGTTATTATTGAAAAAATCATGCTTGAGAAATTAATGCTGGCGCTTGAAGAATTGACAGAGCATGAGCGGTTAATAATTAATGAACTGTTCTTTAATGGCAAAAGCGAAAGAGAGCTGGCAGATATAATGATGCTGCCAAGAACAACTTTGCAGTCTCGCAAAAACAGCGTTATCAGCAAACTTAAAAAAATTATGAAAAAATAA
- a CDS encoding ImmA/IrrE family metallo-endopeptidase — protein sequence MTQRKKPKSMVSVKIKAAKIHQLISCGVKSMEFILRKVERLIQKHKTRNPFEIADCLNINVLYRPLGKLKGIYIYTRRSRYICINNKLDSPAKRLVCAHEIGHDRFHRYLAIMNPQAQELISYDMSSKPEREANIFAAKVLLPDDEVIKLINDAEMNFFRAARELYVPPELMDFKFQILKNRGYRLEAPLNSTGDFLKK from the coding sequence TTGACTCAAAGAAAAAAGCCAAAAAGTATGGTGTCCGTAAAAATAAAGGCAGCAAAAATACACCAACTGATTAGCTGCGGGGTGAAAAGTATGGAATTTATTTTACGAAAAGTCGAGAGGTTGATTCAAAAGCATAAAACCAGAAACCCCTTTGAAATTGCCGATTGTCTTAATATTAATGTTCTCTACAGGCCGCTCGGCAAGCTTAAAGGGATTTACATATACACAAGGCGAAGCCGATATATCTGCATTAACAATAAATTGGACAGTCCTGCCAAACGATTAGTATGTGCTCACGAAATTGGCCATGACCGCTTCCACAGATACTTGGCCATAATGAATCCCCAGGCCCAGGAGCTTATCAGCTATGATATGTCTTCAAAGCCGGAAAGGGAAGCAAACATTTTCGCCGCTAAAGTCCTCTTGCCTGATGATGAGGTTATTAAACTGATAAATGATGCGGAAATGAATTTTTTTAGAGCCGCAAGGGAACTTTATGTACCACCGGAATTAATGGATTTTAAATTTCAGATATTGAAAAACAGAGGCTACAGGCTTGAAGCTCCATTAAATTCGACAGGAGATTTCCTGAAAAAATAA
- a CDS encoding helix-turn-helix domain-containing protein — translation MQFGEKIRLLRKRAGISQKDFAEQLGITRRALVYYENGERFPREAELIDKIADFFNVSSDFLTDDSESITMTKEEIFLEKAKAEDKLRGKAKQKNSLKLQNVYLPAENYQMKIKMRFLRY, via the coding sequence ATGCAGTTTGGCGAAAAAATTAGATTATTACGTAAAAGGGCAGGCATTTCTCAGAAAGACTTTGCAGAGCAGCTCGGGATTACCAGACGGGCTTTGGTCTATTATGAAAACGGTGAGCGATTTCCACGGGAGGCAGAGCTAATTGATAAAATCGCCGATTTCTTTAACGTATCTTCAGATTTCCTGACAGACGACAGTGAAAGCATTACAATGACTAAGGAAGAAATATTTCTTGAGAAAGCTAAAGCAGAAGATAAGTTGAGGGGAAAAGCGAAGCAAAAAAATTCATTGAAACTACAAAATGTTTATTTGCCGGCGGAGAATTATCAGATGAAGATAAAGATGCGCTTTTTGAGGTATTAA